A segment of the Caldanaerobius fijiensis DSM 17918 genome:
GGAACACAGCTTACCATGAGGACTTTCCATACGGGTGGTGTTGCAGGAGCAGATATAACCCAAGGTCTTCCCAGAGTTGAGGAGCTTTTTGAAGCGAGAAAGCCAAAAGGACTTGCGATTATTTCTGAAATCTCGGGTGTTGTAAAAATCAATGAGACGAAGAAAAAAAGAGAAGTTGTGGTCACTAACAATGACATACCTGATTCCAGGACATATTTAATACCATACGGTGCAAAGTTAAAAGTGACAGATGGACAGGTTGTAGAGGCGGGAGATGAATTAACAGAGGGCTCAATAAATCCGCATGATATCTTGCGTATAAAAGGAGTAGAAGCTGTTCAAACGTATTTACTTCAAGAGGTACAGAGGGTATACAGGCTACAGGGCGTTGAAATCAACGATAAGCATATAGAGATTATTATAAGGCAGATGTTAAAAAAGGTTAGAATAGAAGATGAAGGCGATACTGACTTTTTGCCGGGAAGCCTTGTAGATATAAATGAGTTTAACGATGTAAATAAAAAAGTCGAAGAAAAAGGTGGCCGAAAAGCAGTAGCAAAACCGACAATTCTTGGTATAACGAAAGCAGCATTAGCTACAGATTCTTTCCTGTCAGCTGCGTCGTTCCAGGAGACCACGCGAGTTTTGACAGATGCGGCTATAAAAGGAAAATTAGACCCGCTCATTGGCTTAAAAGAAAATGTAATTATAGGAAAGCTTATACCGGCAGGTACGGGATTGTCCAGGTATAGAAATATAAATATAAAGACAAATGCGGATAATGATATTGACAGACAATAAACGAGGTGGTACAATATCTAAGTGTGTAAATTGCGAGGGAGGATATAATAAATGTCTGATCAGCCACTTCGGTTGTTAAAGAATGCAAAGCTGGCAATAGGTGCTAAACAAACAAGAAAGGCAATTGAGGCGGGTCTTGCTAAAGAAGTGTATATAGCAAGAGATGCTGAAAATCATGTAGTAGATAAAATTATAGAATTGTGTAAAGAGAAAGATATAAATATCCTGTATATAGATACTATGAAGGAATTAGGGGAATTATGCGGTATAGATGTGGGTGCAGCATCTATTGCTGTATTGAAATAACAAAAATTACCCCATACGGGGTAATTTTTGTTGATAGCTTTTACTTGGAAGGAGGTGTGATGGATGCCAACATTAAATCAGTTAGTAAGGAAAGCAAGAAAAAAGATTGCTGAAAAATCCGATTCTCCGGCGCTTCAAGGCAATCCGCAAAAAAGAGGTGTGTGTACGGTTGTAAAGACTATAACACCGAAGAAACCCAACTCCGCCCTCAGAAAAGTGGCAAGGGTAAGACTTACAAATGGAGTGGAGGTTACAGCATATATTCCTGGTATAGGGCACAATTTGCAGGAACACT
Coding sequences within it:
- a CDS encoding ribosomal L7Ae/L30e/S12e/Gadd45 family protein, translating into MSDQPLRLLKNAKLAIGAKQTRKAIEAGLAKEVYIARDAENHVVDKIIELCKEKDINILYIDTMKELGELCGIDVGAASIAVLK
- the rpsL gene encoding 30S ribosomal protein S12 — translated: MPTLNQLVRKARKKIAEKSDSPALQGNPQKRGVCTVVKTITPKKPNSALRKVARVRLTNGVEVTAYIPGIGHNLQEHSVVLVRGGRVKDLPGIRYKIIRGALDAAGVANRFQGRSKYGAKKPKK